One segment of Methylocella silvestris BL2 DNA contains the following:
- a CDS encoding GlcG/HbpS family heme-binding protein has product MKIAISRMSIAAAAAYVAVEAAVAHAGAVDQAIVAAVADASGDLVALLRADGAFKASVGIAQDKAYTAAVFGVSTDALSDDLGANPSLHLGIALRPGVVLFAGGLPIVIDGQVIGGIGVSGGSEAEDRACAEAGLAALGQV; this is encoded by the coding sequence GTGAAGATCGCCATCTCGCGCATGTCGATTGCAGCCGCTGCGGCGTATGTTGCGGTGGAGGCGGCGGTGGCGCATGCCGGCGCCGTGGACCAGGCAATTGTCGCCGCCGTTGCGGATGCGAGCGGCGATCTCGTCGCGCTGCTGCGCGCCGATGGCGCCTTCAAGGCCTCTGTCGGCATCGCCCAGGACAAGGCTTATACCGCCGCCGTCTTCGGCGTCTCGACGGACGCTTTGAGCGACGATTTGGGCGCAAATCCTAGTTTGCACCTGGGCATCGCCCTGCGCCCCGGCGTGGTCCTGTTCGCCGGCGGCCTGCCGATTGTCATTGATGGTCAAGTCATTGGCGGAATTGGTGTGTCTGGCGGGTCGGAGGCGGAGGACCGGGCTTGCGCGGAAGCCGGACTAGCGGCGCTTGGGCAGGTTTGA
- a CDS encoding 2Fe-2S iron-sulfur cluster-binding protein — protein sequence MASERFTLTLEGHGASSGYADERVLVALERAQGFGQIKNMPCRLPVGCRRGGCGICRVRVLAGAYRRDPMSRTHVSVEDEGAGLVLACCIYPLSDLSLRLEPPAAVKGMGQKAIQQG from the coding sequence ATGGCCAGCGAACGCTTCACCCTCACTCTGGAAGGCCATGGCGCGAGCTCGGGCTATGCGGACGAACGCGTGCTGGTGGCGTTGGAGCGCGCCCAGGGTTTTGGCCAGATTAAAAACATGCCGTGCCGTCTACCCGTGGGATGTCGCCGCGGCGGCTGCGGCATCTGCCGCGTGCGTGTCCTCGCGGGCGCCTATCGCCGCGATCCGATGAGCCGGACGCATGTTTCCGTGGAAGATGAAGGCGCCGGGTTGGTGCTCGCCTGCTGCATCTATCCGCTTTCCGATCTTTCGCTGCGGCTGGAGCCTCCGGCCGCGGTCAAAGGAATGGGCCAAAAGGCCATCCAACAAGGCTGA
- a CDS encoding catechol 2,3-dioxygenase — translation MAISGVLRPGFIQLRVLDMPGSIDHYTKRIGMHQVTEGPDGRVYLKTADEFDHHSFVLRRADTAGYDLMAFKVLEDADLDKFEKRIADYGIAADHVPAGEMPGIGRRIGFKIPSGHRIELFAHSEQSDPKPRVHNPDVWEVEPHGMRALRFDHALLYGPEIEKNLNFFEKVLDFRCAERVDMPDGLLAIWLSCGMKAHDIAFVKYPEPGKFHHAAFDLENWNDVGNAADILTRYDISIDIGPTRHGITRGQTIYFFDPSGNRNEVFTGGYTYYPDLPTRTWDEKELGKGIFYYERKMNDAFLSVVT, via the coding sequence ATGGCTATTTCAGGGGTGCTGCGCCCAGGCTTCATCCAGCTCCGCGTGCTGGACATGCCGGGTTCGATCGACCATTACACCAAGCGCATCGGCATGCACCAGGTCACCGAGGGGCCCGACGGCCGCGTCTATCTCAAAACGGCGGACGAATTCGATCATCATTCATTCGTTCTGCGCCGCGCCGATACGGCAGGGTACGACCTGATGGCGTTCAAGGTGCTCGAGGACGCCGATCTCGACAAGTTCGAGAAGCGCATCGCCGATTACGGGATCGCCGCTGATCATGTGCCCGCCGGCGAAATGCCGGGCATCGGCCGCCGCATCGGTTTCAAGATTCCCTCCGGGCACCGTATCGAGCTATTCGCTCATTCGGAACAATCCGATCCCAAGCCGCGCGTCCACAATCCCGATGTTTGGGAAGTCGAACCGCACGGCATGCGTGCGCTCCGCTTCGATCACGCCCTGCTCTATGGTCCGGAGATCGAGAAGAACCTCAACTTCTTCGAGAAGGTTCTCGACTTCCGCTGCGCCGAGCGCGTCGACATGCCCGACGGCCTGCTGGCGATCTGGCTCAGCTGCGGCATGAAGGCGCATGACATTGCCTTCGTTAAATACCCCGAGCCGGGCAAATTCCATCACGCTGCCTTTGATCTTGAAAACTGGAACGACGTCGGCAACGCCGCCGACATCCTGACCCGCTACGACATCTCGATAGACATCGGTCCTACCCGTCACGGCATCACGCGCGGCCAGACGATCTATTTTTTCGACCCCTCCGGCAATCGCAACGAAGTGTTTACGGGCGGCTACACTTATTACCCGGACCTGCCGACCCGTACCTGGGACGAAAAAGAACTTGGGAAGGGCATCTTCTATTACGAGCGGAAGATGAATGACGCCTTCCTCTCTGTCGTGACCTAA
- a CDS encoding AraC family transcriptional regulator: MDTTTLQRHSLLEEAPPDLISRHACMKVAQHRLHLCGRSLHDRGYLRHLSLGNVDLSSLGFGSEAVVEGAAPAHYYYIQMVLSGQLGLESQGNSVVVDCKSLAVINPSRKLSLHHSEDCRKLIVRIRSDVVERELANILGSPVRDPVNFVSTMGADGPGLRRLIRTIDYVCQEVDDPFSRCETVHVYERIEGLLCSAILTGVPNDYSEEISRLGEHNGPSYLRRAERYVKSRLSETISIDDLVNASGASMRTLYKVFNTHHNATPMGYVKRIRLEHARRELENIDGSVRTVAEVAMAVGMEHLGNFAADYKKIYHELPSETLRRNRQ, translated from the coding sequence ATGGATACCACAACGCTGCAGCGCCATAGTCTATTGGAGGAGGCTCCGCCGGATCTGATTTCCAGACACGCGTGCATGAAAGTCGCGCAACATCGTCTGCATTTATGTGGCCGCTCGCTCCACGACCGCGGGTACCTTCGGCATTTGAGTTTGGGCAACGTCGACCTTTCTAGCCTCGGTTTCGGTTCAGAAGCCGTTGTCGAAGGGGCAGCGCCTGCCCATTACTACTACATTCAAATGGTGCTGTCCGGTCAACTGGGCCTCGAGTCTCAGGGGAACTCTGTTGTCGTAGATTGTAAGTCTTTGGCGGTGATTAATCCTTCTCGCAAGCTTAGTCTGCACCACTCTGAAGATTGCCGAAAATTGATTGTGCGCATTCGCAGCGATGTCGTGGAACGAGAGTTAGCAAATATCCTTGGCTCGCCGGTACGCGATCCCGTCAATTTCGTAAGTACCATGGGCGCTGACGGTCCTGGTTTGAGACGTTTAATCCGCACGATCGACTATGTCTGTCAGGAAGTGGACGACCCATTTTCCCGTTGCGAGACCGTCCACGTTTATGAACGGATCGAAGGGCTCTTGTGCTCGGCAATACTGACAGGAGTACCGAACGATTACTCTGAAGAGATCAGCCGCCTTGGTGAACATAATGGTCCTAGCTATCTTCGACGCGCGGAGCGTTACGTTAAATCCCGTTTGTCTGAGACAATTTCAATTGATGACCTCGTGAATGCTTCCGGGGCAAGTATGAGGACTTTGTACAAGGTGTTTAATACGCACCACAACGCGACGCCCATGGGCTACGTTAAGCGCATACGTTTAGAGCATGCCCGGCGAGAATTGGAGAATATCGATGGTTCAGTTAGGACCGTCGCCGAGGTTGCCATGGCAGTTGGTATGGAACATCTCGGCAATTTTGCAGCGGATTACAAGAAAATCTATCACGAATTGCCTTCAGAAACATTGCGACGAAATAGACAGTAA